Proteins encoded in a region of the Botrytis cinerea B05.10 chromosome 11, complete sequence genome:
- the Bhp2 gene encoding Bhp2 produces MFFSRISTIVSMTALFASALAMPTTLTSRQDAICSSGNPQCCDVDVLGVADLDCEAPPAAYTDIKSFSDVCADVGKINMCCDLPVLGQGLICSSPDNS; encoded by the exons ATGTTTTTCTCAAGAATTAGCACCATAGTCAGCATGACTGCCCTATTCGCATCTGCCCTCGCAATGCCTACAACCCTTACATCTCGACAAGATGCTATCTGCAGCAGCGGTAATCCCCAATGCTGCGACGTTGATGTCCTTGGTGTAGCTGATCTAGACTGCGAGGCTC CACCAGCTGCATACACAgatattaaatctttcagTGATGTCTGCGCCGATGTTGGAAAAATCAACATGTGCTGCGATCTTCCTGTC TTGGGCCAAGGTCTTATTTGCAGTTCTCCAGATAATTCATAG
- the Bcpuf6 gene encoding Bcpuf6, with translation MAPVTTSKTMVTGMKRKSAPAKDVHVKENKKAKIDSGKKGKDSKSKSKPVKKVESESEEDSESDDGGADLDSASADSEDGDTEMKDIEGLHPDRVKAVAANSQSSKEAHAKQKQLANERKAAKPLADQLARTKKIWERLRRKSHVPKEERKQLVEELFELITGRIKDFVLKHDSVRVVQTAIKYSNPEQKRLIAKELAGTYRQLAESRYAKFLIGKLLVQGDDEIRDLIVPEFYGHVRRLIKHPEAGWILDDIYRGVATKQQRAIILREWYGAEFAVMERDTSKFLTGELSEILAAEPGKRAPIMRYLQEMINHLLQKKTNGFTLLHDAMLQYFLNAKPGTEEITDFIELLKGDEEGDLMKNLAFTKSGARVVCLALAYGGAKDRKHILKMYKDTLQLMAGDPNGHIIILTAYEVIDDTVLTAKSIFPELLSKDEEKQVENIAFSANDLNARTTLLYLFQGRSKSLFPASHNSDLEILAEVDTIKTTTSKKDPEIRRQELVKSLSPYLLKAIASAARELIATSFGCQFVTEVLFGAEGDKSAALEALAEAVSGDPTYIQPPVEEGAMSTEPPSHIASTPYGGKMIKALIAGGRYDPATKSVVSIVPALNFADILYPHIKDFIVEWATGSSSFVVVALLESESFGEKDEVKKVLIKNKKKLEKAAKEETAEQKSKREEIEAKEKEKKASGKGAAKKAKGGKEKTVGNMGSSLILSMI, from the exons ATGGCTCCAGTAACAACATCGAAGACAATGGTGACAGGTATGAAGAGAAAGTCGGCACCTGCGAAAGATGTTCACGTgaaggaaaataaaaaggcAAAAATCGATTCggggaaaaagggaaaagactCAAAATCTAAGTCTAAGCCTGTGAAGAAGGTCGAATCTGAGAGTGAAGAGGATTCAGAATCTGATGATGGAGGAGCTGATTTGGACTCTGCTTCGGCAGATAGCGAGGATGGGGATACGGAAATGAAAGACATTGAAGGCCTACATCCAGACAGAGTCAAGGCTGTTGCCGCAAACA GTCAATCATCGAAAGAAGCACACGCgaaacaaaagcaattggCAAATGAGAGAAAGGCCGCAAAACCATTAGCAGATCAATTGGCACGCACAAAGAAGATTTGGGAACGTTTACGCCGAAAGTCGCATGTCccaaaagaggagagaaaacaATTGGTCGAGGAGCTTTTCGAGCTCATCACTGGCAGAATCAAGGACTTTGTTCTTAAACATGACAGTGTAAGAGTTGTCCAAACCGcaatcaaatattcaaacccAGAGCAAAAACGATTGATCGCAAAGGAGCTTGCTGGAACATATCGTCAATTAGCCGAGAGTAGATATGCAAAGTTCTTGATCGGAAAATTGTTGGTTCaaggagatgatgaaattAGAGATCTTATTGTTCCTGAGTTTTATGGACACGTCCGTCGACTTATCAAGCACCCTGAAGCTGGATGGATCCTCGATGATATCTATCGTGGAGTAGCTACCAAGCAACAGAGAGCTATTATTCTTCGAGAATGGTACGGCGCTGAATTCGCCGTTATGGAGAGAGATACCTCTAAATTCTTGACTGGAGAGCTCTCAGAGATCTTGGCTGCTGAACCTGGAAAGCGAGCACCTATCATGCGATACCTACAAGAAATGATCAACCATCTCCTACAGAAGAAGACTAACGGTTTCACTCTTCTTCACGATGCTATGCTGCAATATTTCCTCAATGCTAAGCCAGGTACTGAGGAGATCACCGACTTTATCGAGTTATTGAAGGGAGACGAGGAAGgtgatttgatgaagaacTTGGCATTCACTAAGTCCGGAGCAAGAGTTGTTTGTCTTGCCTTAGCATATGGAGGTGCCAAGGATCGTAAACATATCCTTAAGATGTACAAGGATACATTACAACTCATGGCAGGAGATCCAAATGGTCACATTATCATCCTCACCGCATACGAAGTCATTGATGATACCGTCTTGACTGCGAAGTCTATTTTCCCGGAATTGCTTAgcaaagatgaagagaagcaagTCGAGAACATTGCATTCTCCGCCAATGATCTCAACGCCCGTACTACACTTCTCTACCTTTTCCAAGGTCGCTCAAAATCCCTATTCCCAGCAAGTCATAACTCCGATCTCGAAATCCTCGCTGAAGTTGACACAATCAAAACTACTACCTCCAAAAAGGACCCAGAAATTCGTCGCCAAGAATTAGTCAAGTCTCTCTCCCCCTACCTCCTCAAGGCTATCGCCTCTGCCGCTAGAGAACTCATCGCCACATCTTTCGGCTGTCAATTCGTAACCGAGGTTCTTTTCGGCGCCGAAGGAGATAAATCAGCAGCTCTTGAAGCACTCGCCGAAGCTGTATCCGGAGACCCAACATATATTCAACCTCCTGTCGAGGAAGGCGCAATGAGTACAGAACCACCTTCCCATATTGCAAGCACACCTTATGGAGGAAAGATGATTAAAGCTCTTATTGCAGGCGGTCGCTACGACCCAGCTACCAAGTCCGTTGTGTCAATCGTACCAGCATTGAACTTTGCGGATATCTTGTATCCCCATATCAAGGATTTCATTGTTGAATGGGCAACCGGATCCAGTTCTTTCGTCGTAGTTGCATTATTAGAATCCGAATCTTTTGGAGAGAAAGACGAAGTTAAGAAAGTTTTGattaagaataagaagaagttggagaaggCAGCAAAGGAGGAGACGGCGGAACAGAAGAGTAAGAGGGAAGAGATTGAGgcaaaggagaaggaaaagaaagccaGTGGAAAGGGTGCTGCAAAGAAGGCAAAGGGCGGAAAGGAGAAGACGGTGGGTAATATGGGATCGAGCTTGATTTTGAGCATGATCTGA